The Daucus carota subsp. sativus chromosome 7, DH1 v3.0, whole genome shotgun sequence genome window below encodes:
- the LOC135147977 gene encoding uncharacterized protein LOC135147977, whose protein sequence is MANHDDDPYEGDYYVEDEQVEPYSPEHIQDPRTLPNNPPPVVVSNTELLSALHRMEQSQARYDARLDTMESVLEELVPRHSRHSKSHGRRGRRRFRRPTPRMLEYGDAPPDANLPPGAIISQGVYDANGAPLDVTTPPAQTGETGQETVNQNADARPLAERLGITPNSLAVIVRMAEQEQRRPPQGGGARLRPQGDDAPPEARRETGTGRIYRGVRGRGRGLVPNSRGRRRGGPVIEYLPSQSDSSQHTPHPRTTGRTRPLGNQGDTPPQGPPTANQQTTTPPIITTVNQQATSTLPIPTPQQTIPVSTTPTPPTQTLTQIVQPTATQTQANNVLQTTVANTNLTATPPVNTQTIPGVGTINPEDLKKLLALLQASAATTAPQISSPFTAAVREAQLPTGFRNLNADLRYHGNADPREFLIRFNIEMDLYQIPDLVRCRFLAATLRDSAQQWFQKLGGGVISSWEGMQQMFMTQFQAATKYAPPVTTLANVKQRDNETLTAYFKRFNQDSMGVKGASDETLKNFLIAGLKVGTDFWKHLQGKDPASLSELYSAAESFKKVEQSLAENQKEIAKSKYKRKDRTPSPEPRGRARSPGRVNMTSSKRTWSPPPRQSGVYTPLTASAEHVYAMTKDKVPFQKPQPIPQHIAKDKKKYCDFHESAGHSTSECRHLKEEIEYLLKEGYLTEWVKKYRTDHPPERRGLGTSQNDRTDEKQNDTQFVREGSIRSIFGGPYIGGGSRKAMERYAKEAKDYPLTNVNHLSARAPRVFKEETMDITFTEDDARWVHHPHNDALVVAMRVAALNIHRVFVDNGSSVNILYYDTYKKMGLPDKDMTVENLYIYGFGGEAIKAKGTIRLPVTLGEAPRAATQIAEFVIIDHPSAHNALMGRPLLKDMRIITSIYHLTLKFPTPGGVGCVKGSQYESRDCYGRSLKNFRDRRGVPPHEELHSVHVLYLVQYPESDNEDTPSIPLLGGRVPRKGEPTLVDNSTSEECEELVIEVEEAPLKKVRRMDPQEVVMELEEPSPPKKVSKGAPSEPRETPHQFDFDLDPRLPMQVQNTGPAEDTIDVQVTPGSDGKVLKIGSKLGPEIRSKLIEFLTNSLDVFAWSHEDMVGIDPAVMCHHLNVDPSKKGARQKRRPISGERAEALQEEVDRLLKAGLVKESFYPKWLANPVLVKKPNGKWRTCIDFTDLNKACPKDSFPLPRIDQLVDSTAGHALLSFMDAYSGYNQIPMYEPDQEHTSFITDRGLYCYIGMPFGLINAGATYQRLVNMMFKDQIGKTMEVYVDDMLVKSKKDTDHVAHLSEMFEILRKYRMKLNPQKCVFGVESGKFLGFMVNHRGIEANPAKIKALLDMKSPANIKQVQSLTGRIAALNRFVSKSSEKCKEFFKAIKGASKDFEWTEECEDAFIKIKKHLGEPPLLAKPQEGETLVIYLAVSDYSISAVLVKEDEEGQSPIYYVSKRLLDAETRYTSMEKLVYALVHATRKLRPYFQAHKVEVRTAYPLRQIMHKPEVTGRMMKWAVELGQFDLDYKPRAAIKGQALADFILEFPEDGKESGLLIKYDPSLPPQQECPKESIPELWWILHTDGAVNNEGAGAGIVLVSPEGHRLLNATHFTFQLSNNDAEYEALIGGLRLALEMKVKKLVIKVDSMLVVEHIKGGYQAKGPKTAIYLRCVQGLLDKFEEVQVNRVPREFNGDADALAKLASQKDPALLGVIRLEIQEIPSIPELEVTEIQDKSGNLTWMTPIWKYIKEGTLPEDKAEARKLKYKAARYVEYDGKLYKRGFNQPLLKCIDGEECTYVMREIHEGICGNHSGGNSLAMKILRQGYYWPTLRSDAFNFARACDKCQRFANFTNSPATSLTTMTSPWPFAMWGIDLIGELPKAKGGVKYAVVAVDYFTKWAEAIPLATITAKKITDFVFNSIVCRFGVPYKLISDNGKQFDSKELRGLCENLGIKKDFAAVYHPQSNGQTEAVNKIIKHTLKTKLEDSKGNWPEELPMVLWSYNTTPRTTTGESPFVLSYGCEAMVPIEIGAGSFRRDYFDQLDNDASQRVYLDMIEEIRATSQLRLAAYQRRTARYYNNKVKAHPFQVGDLVLRKVVLNNKNPQHGVFGANWEGPYKVKVILWKGTYRLEDLDGKPVPRPWNAEHLKKYYQ, encoded by the coding sequence ATGGCCAATCACGATGATGACCCGTACGAAGGAGATTATTATGTTGAAGATGAACAAGTAGAACCATACTCACCGGAGCACATACAGGACCCCCGCACTTTGCCGAACAACCCACCCCCGGTTGTAGTCAGTAACACGGAGCTCCTTAGTGCCCTCCACCGGATGGAACAAAGTCAAGCGAGGTATGATGCAAGGTTGGATACCATGGAGTCTGTACTCGAAGAACTCGTCCCCAGACACTCGCGCCATTCCAAAAGCCATGGCAGGAGAGGACGTAGACGTTTCAGACGACCAACCCCCCGGATGTTGGAATACGGAGATGCGCCCCCCGACGCTAACCTCCCACCGGGAGCCATAATAAGCCAAGGAGTCTACGACGCAAATGGCGCGCCCCTGGACGTGACCACGCCTCCCGCACAAACAGGAGAGACGGGACAAGAGACGGTCAACCAAAACGCAGACGCCCGACCCCTGGCTGAAAGGCTAGGTATCACCCCAAACAGTTTGGCTGTGATTGTGCGAATGGCGGAGCAGGAGCAGAGGAGACCCCCCCAGGGAGGCGGCGCGCGCCTACGTCCTCAAGGAGACGACGCGCCCCCTGAGGCAAGACGTGAGACAGGAACGGGCAGGATATACCGGGGAGTACGGGGAAGAGGAAGAGGCCTTGTACCAAACTCAAGAGGAAGGCGCCGAGGGGGACCCGTGATAGAGTACCTCCCTTCGCAAAGCGACTCAAGCCAGCACACCCCGCACCCAAGAACCACGGGAAGGACGCGCCCCCTTGGCAATCAAGGAGACACGCCTCCCCAAGGCCCACCTACTGCTAATCAACAAACCACGACACCTCCAATCATAACCACTGTCAATCAGCAAGCCACATCAACTCTACCCATTCCCACTCCGCAGCAAACTATTCCTGTGTCCACCACACCTACTCCTCCAACACAAACGCTCACCCAAATCGTCCAACCAACCGCTACCCAGACTCAAGCCAACAACGTGCTTCAGACCACGGTGGCCAACACAAACCTGACTGCTACCCCTCCGGTAAACACTCAGACTATTCCAGGAGTCGGAACGATCAACCCCGAAGACCTGAAGAAGTTACTAGCCCTTCTGCAAGCCAGCGCGGCCACAACGGCGCCACAGATCTCGTCACCATTTACCGCAGCAGTCCGTGAAGCCCAGCTACCAACCGGTTTCAGGAACTTGAATGCAGATCTCCGCTATCACGGGAACGCCGACCCTCGCGAATTCCTGATCAGATTTAACATTGAAATGGACTTATATCAGATCCCCGACCTGGTCAGGTGTAGGTTCCTAGCAGCAACCCTGAGGGACAGTGCTCAACAATGGTTTCAAAAGTTGGGAGGAGGAGTCATCTCCTCTTGGGAAGGAATGCAGCAGATGTTCATGACGCAATTCCAAGCGGCAACCAAATACGCTCCACCCGTTACCACGCTTGCCAATGTCAAGCAGCGCGACAATGAAACTTTGACCGCATATTTCAAGAGGTTTAACCAGGATTCCATGGGAGTGAAAGGAGCCTCAGAcgaaaccctgaagaacttccTTATCGCTGGACTCAAGGTTGGTACCGACTTCTGGAAGCACCTCCAAGGGAAGGACCCGGCCTCTCTGTCCGAGCTATATTCCGCAGCCGAATCCTTCAAAAAGGTAGAGCAGTCGTTGGCCGAGAATCAAAAGGAGATCGCCAAatctaaatacaaaagaaaagatCGCACTCCCAGTCCAGAACCAAGAGGACGCGCCCGCTCTCCGGGTAGGGTAAATATGACTTCAAGCAAAAGGACTTGGAGTCCTCCTCCGAGACAGTCAGGAGTATATACCCCGCTAACAGCCTCAGCTGAACACGTCTACGCGATGACCAAGGATAAGGTGCCGTTCCAGAAACCCCAACCTATTCCCCAACATATAGCCAAAGACAAAAAGAAGTATTGTGACTTCCACGAATCGGCAGGACATAGCACCTCCGAGTGTCGACATCTGAAAGAGGAAATCGAATATTTACTCAAAGAAGGATACCTAACGGAATGGGTAAAAAAGTACAGGACAGACCACCCTCCGGAAAGACGCGGCCTTGGTACTTCGCAGAATGACAGAACTGATGAAAAGCAGAACGATACCCAGTTTGTAAGAGAAGGCAGCATCAGGAGCATATTTGGGGGACCCTACATAGGGGGAGGCAGTCGAAAGGCAATGGAGAGATATGCTAAGGAAGCGAAGGACTACCCTCTTACCAACGTGAACCATCTGTCGGCCAGAGCCCCACGAGTATTTAAGGAAGAAACTATGGACATCACTTTTACGGAGGACGATGCGAGGTGGGTACACCATCCCCATAACGACGCTTTGGTGGTCGCCATGCGTGTCGCCGCCCTGAACATTCACCGAGTGTTTGTCGACAATGGAAGTTCGGTCAACATCCTCTACTACGACACTTACAAGAAAATGGGATTACCAGACAAGGACATGACTGTGGAAAACCTCTACATATATGGCTTCGGGGGAGAGGCCATCAAAGCCAAAGGAACCATACGCTTGCCAGTCACCTTAGGGGAGGCTCCACGAGCAGCAACTCAAATTGCCGAGTTTGTGATCATCGACCATCCCTCGGCGCATAATGCACTTATGGGACGCCCCCTCTTGAAAGATATGAGGATAATCACCTCCATTTACCATCTTACCTTGAAGTTCCCCACTCCTGGAGGAGTCGGCTGTGTGAAGGGGTCCCAGTATGAATCTCGCGATTGCTACGGCCGGTCGCTTAAGAATTTTCGAGATAGGAGGGGAGTGCCGCCCCACGAGGAACTACACTCAGTCCACGTACTCTACCTTGTTCAATATCCAGAAAGCGACAATGAAGACACGCCCAGCATCCCACtactcggaggacgcgtcccTCGCAAGGGCGAGCCCACTCTCGTCGATAACTCGACATCTGAAGAGTGTGAAGAACTGGTTATCGAAGTAGAAGAGGCACCTCTGAAAAAAGTCAGGAGGATGGATCCGCAGGAGGTTGTCATGGAATTAGAGGAGCCTTCTCCTCCCAAAAAAGTTtctaagggcgcgccctcagaaCCAAGGGAAACCCCGCACCAGTTCGACTTCGACTTAGACCCAAGATTACCCATGCAAGTGCAAAACACAGGGCCGGCTGAGGATACGATCGATGTGCAAGTTACACCGGGGAGTGATGGCAAGGTCCTGAAGATAGGATCCAAACTAGGTCCGGAGATAAGGAGCAAGCTGATAGAATTCCTTACAAATAGCCTCGACGTATTTGCTTGGAGCCACGAAGATATGGTAGGGATAGATCCGGCAGTTATGTGCCATCACCTGAATGTCGACCCCTCTAAAAAAGGTGCTAGACAAAAGAGAAGACCCATCAGCGGAGAAAGAGCCGAGGCCCTGCAGGAGGAGGTCGATCGCCTCTTGAAAGCAGGATTGGTAAAGGAATCGTTCTACCCGAAATGGCTAGCAAATCCCGTACTTGTTAAGAAACCCAACGGGAAGTGGCGCACATGCATAGATTTCACGGATCTCAACAAGGCGTGTCCTAAAGATAGTTTCCCGCTCCCTCGCATTGACCAACTGGTAGATTCAACGGCAGGACACGCCCTCCTCAGCTTTATGGATGCCTACTCGGGATACAATCAGATTCCCATGTATGAGCCTGACCAGGAGCACACTTCCTTCATCACGGACAGGGGTCTATATTGCTACATTGGTATGCCATTTGGGCTTATTAACGCAGGGGCGACTTATCAGCGATTGGTGAACATGATGTTCAAGGATCAGATTGGGAAAACAATGGAAGTATACGTGGACGACATGCTGGTTAAATCCAAGAAGGACACTGACCACGTTGCCCACTTGTCAGAGATGTTCGAAATCTTAAGGAAATACAGAATGAAACTCAACCCGCAGAAGTGTGTGTTCGGAGTAGAGTCGGGAAAGTTCCTCGGTTTTATGGTTAACCACAGAGGCATAGAGGCCAACCCAGCAAAGATCAAGGCGTTACTAGACATGAAGTCCCCAGCCAACATTAAGCAAGTCCAGAGTCTGACAGGAAGGATAGCCGCCTTAAATAGGTTCGTGTCAAAATCCTCGGAGAAATGCAAGGAGTTTTTCAAGGCCATCAAAGGCGCATCCAAAGATTTCGAATGGACGGAGGAGTGCGAGGACGCCTTCATAAAAattaagaaacatttgggcgaGCCACCCCTCTTAGCCAAACCTCAGGAAGGAGAGACGCTTGTCATTTACTTAGCCGTTTCAGACTACTCCATAAGTGCTGTATTGGTGAAAGAAGATGAGGAGGGGCAGTCCCCAATCTACTACGTAAGCAAGCGGTTGCTAGATGCAGAGACTCGCTACACAAGTATGGAGAAGCTGGTATATGCCTTGGTACATGCGACTAGGAAACTGAGACCATACTTCCAGGCCCATAAAGTGGAGGTTAGGACGGCGTACCCCCTCCGACAAATTATGCATAAACCAGAGGTAACCGGTAGAATGATGAAGTGGGCAGTCGAGCTGGGGCAGTTTGACCTAGATTACAAACCAAGAGCCGCCATCAAAGGACAGGCCCTAGCAGATTTTATCTTGGAATTCCCGGAAGATGGAAAGGAGTCTGGTCTCCTGATCAAATATGATCCCAGCCTACCACCGCAGCAGGAATGCCCAAAGGAAAGCATACCCGAACTCTGGTGGATATTGCATACTGATGGAGCAGTAAATAATGAAGGAGCGGGAGCCGGAATAGTGCTCGTAAGTCCGGAAGGACATAGACTCTTGAACGCAACTCACTTCACCTTCCAGCTCTCTAACAATGatgcggagtatgaagccctgaTCGGGGGGCTAAGGCTTGCCCTCGAAATGAAGGTGAAAAAGCTTGTTATAAAGGTCGACTCCATGCTGGTGGTCGAGCATATCAAAGGAGGATACCAAGCAAAGGGACCTAAAACGGCGATATATCTCAGATGTGTTCAAGGATTACTAGACAAGTTTGAGGAGGTGCAAGTAAATAGGGTACCTAGAGAGTTCAACGGGGATGCCGACGCTCTCGCAAAGTTAGCATCTCAGAAAGATCCGGCCCTATTGGGAGTTATCCGCCTAGAGATACAGGAGATACCTAGCATCCCCGAGCTTGAGGTAACAGAAATACAAGACAAGAGTGGAAATTTAACATGGATGACCCCAATCTGGAAATACATCAAGGAGGGTACGCTGCCCGAAGATAAAGCTGAAGCCCGAAAGTTAAAATACAAGGCTGCCAGATATGTGGAATATGATGGGAAGTTGTATAAAAGAGGTTTCAATCAGCCCCTTCTCAAATGCATAGACGGGGAGGAGTGCACTTACGTGATGAGGGAGATCCACGAAGGCATTTGCGGGAACCACTCGGGAGGTAACTCATTAGCCATGAAGATTTTGAGGCAGGGGTACTACTGGCCAACCTTGAGGAGTGATGCTTTCAATTTCGCCAGAGCATGTGACAAATGCCAACGATTCGCCAACTTCACCAACAGCCCAGCCACGTCCCTCACCACCATGACTAGTCCTTGGCCCTTCGCTATGTGGGGGATAGACTTGATCGGAGAACTCCCAAAAGCCAAGGGAGGAGTGAAGTATGCAGTGGTTGCGGTCGACTACTTCACCAAATGGGCAGAGGCCATACCCTTGGCCACCATCACAGCCAAAAAAATAAcagattttgtttttaactctaTTGTTTGCAGGTTTGGAGTCCCTTACAAGCTGATCTCGGATAATGGAAAGCAGTTCGACAGCAAAGAGCTAAGAGGCTTATGTGAAAATCTCGGAATCAAGAAAGATTTTGCGGCAGTGTACCATCCCCAAAGCAACGGGCAGACGGAGGCGGTCAACAAAATCATCAAGCATACTCTAAAGACAAAGTTGGAAGATAGCAAAGGGAATTGGCCGGAAGAACTCCCCATGGTCCTATGGTCTTACAACACAACCCCTAGGACTACGACCGGGGAGTCGCCCTTCGTCCTATCTTATGGGTGCGAGGCCATGGTCCCAATTGAGATTGGAGCAGGATCGTTCAGGAGAGACTACTTCGACCAACTGGATAATGATGCAAGTCAGAGAGTATACCTGGATATGATTGAAGAAATCAGAGCTACATCGCAACTACGCCTGGCCGCGTATCAACGCAGGACGGCTAGGTACTACAACAACAAAGTAAAGGCTCACCCCTTCCAAGTTGGGGACCTTGTCCTTAGAAAAGTTGTACTCAACAACAAAAATCCCCAACATGGAGTCTTTGGAGCCAACTGGGAAGGCCCTTACAAAGTCAAGGTCATATTGTGGAAGGGCACTTACAGATTAGAAGACCTAGATGGAAAGCCCGTTCCAAGACCTTGGAACGCGGAGCATCTAAAGAAGTATTATCAGTAG
- the LOC108195256 gene encoding NAC domain-containing protein 92, protein MMEIYSEEQMELPPGFRFHPTDEELITHYLSPKIHNKSFSSAAIAEVDLNNVEPWELPWKAKMGEKEWYFFCVRDKKYPTGLRTNRATESGYWKATGKDKEIFKGKTLVGMKKILVFYKGRAPRGDKTNWVMHEYRLEGKHSMDYSSKTSRNEWVISRIFHKSAGGVKSHIEALAQHGNCSEEVQQQVASNLPPLLDVSRTLQAEAVPVSKETSYSSQIEDIKFSDSMTEASVMQSSFYSYPSIPIINPHLSSPIPLQFPEYYAVQDESSMRYIMEYNGEVTEMKQTCKTEFSQDTNGGMSTDVSSVVSNHFDTRSYEDQEYHPISSSGPVDLGCLWNY, encoded by the exons ATGATGGAAATTTATTCCGAAGAACAAATGGAATTGCCTCCAGGATTCCGGTTTCATCCCACAGATGAAGAGCTTATAACTCATTACTTATCTCCCAAAATTCATAACAAAAGCTTTTCATCTGCAGCTATAGCAGAAGTTGATTTAAACAACGTCGAGCCTTGGGAATTGCCAT GGAAGGCGAAGATGGGTGAGAAGGAGTGGTACTTCTTTTGCGTGAGAGATAAGAAGTACCCTACTGGTTTGAGGACAAACAGGGCAACTGAATCCGGATACTGGAAAGCTACTGGGAAAGACAAGGAGATTTTTAAGGGAAAAACGCTTGTGGGGATGAAGAAAATTCTGGTTTTCTACAAGGGAAGGGCTCCTAGAGGAGATAAAACCAATTGGGTGATGCATGAATATAGACTTGAGGGAAAGCATTCCATGGACTACTCTTCCAAAACATCCAGA AATGAGTGGGTGATTTCAAGAATCTTTCATAAGAGTGCTGGTGGAGTGAAGAGTCATATAGAAGCATTAGCGCAACATGGAAATTGCAGTGAAGAAGTGCAACAACAAGTGGCTTCGAATCTTCCTCCTCTGTTAGACGTATCAAGAACTTTGCAAGCTGAGGCGGTGCCAGTGTCTAAAGAAACGTCCTACTCAAGCCAAATTGAAGACATTAAATTTTCAGACAGTATGACCGAAGCTTCTGTAATGCAATCGTCGTTTTATTCCTATCCCTCAATCCCTATTATAAATCCACACCTTTCCTCTCCAATTCCCCTGCAATTCCCGGAGTATTATGCAGTTCAAGATGAATCAAGTATGAGGTACATAATGGAGTACAATGGGGAAGTAACCGAAATGAAACAGACCTGCAAAACAGAATTTTCACAGGACACCAATGGAGGGATGAGTACGGACGTGTCTTCAGTCGTTTCCAATCATTTTGACACGAGGTCTTATGAAGATCAAGAATATCATCCCATCAGTTCAAGTGGACCGGTGGACCTTGGTTGTCTGTGGAATTATTGA